The following coding sequences are from one Panicum hallii strain FIL2 chromosome 5, PHallii_v3.1, whole genome shotgun sequence window:
- the LOC112894863 gene encoding photosystem II 22 kDa protein, chloroplastic — protein sequence MARSMLMSTSVSGGRALPSLQAGRPAPYLRLALPSAYRHSRSVSVKTLALFGKSKAAKAPAKKAPAPKPKVEDGIFGTSGGIGFTKENELFVGRVAMLGFAASLLGEAITGKGILAQLNLETGIPIYEAEPLLLFFILFTLLGAIGALGDRGTFVDDVTGLDKAVIPPGKGFRGALGLSEGGPLFGFTKSNELFVGRLAQLGVAFSIIGEIITGKGALAQLNIETGVPINEIEPLVLFNVLFFFIAAINPGTGKFIIGEDEE from the exons ATGGCGCGGTCCATGCTCATGTCGACCAGCGTcagcggcggccgcgcgctgccgtcgctgcaggccggccggccggcgccgtaCCTGCGGCTCGCGCTGCCGTCAGCGTACAGGCACTCCAGGTCCGTCTCCGTGAAGACCCTGGCCCTCTTCGGCAAGTCCAAGGCCGCAAAGGCCCCGGCGAAGAAG GCTCCTGCGCCCAAGCCGAAGGTTGAGGACGGTATCTTCGGCACGTCCGGCGGGATCGGTTTCACCAAGGAGAACGAGCTGTTCGTCGGCCGTGTCGCCATGCTTGGCTTTGCC GCGTCCCTACTCGGAGAGGCCATCACCGGGAAGGGCATCCTTGCCCAGCTGAACCTGGAGACGGGCATCCCCATCTACGAGGCGGAgcccctcctcctcttcttcatcctcTTCACCCTCCTCGGCGCCATCGGCGCTCTCGGAGACCGCGGCACCTTCGTCGACGACGTCACCGGCCTCGACAAGGCCGTCATCCCGCCCGGCAAGGGCTTCCGTGGCGCCCTCGGCCTCAGCGAGGGAG GGCCGCTGTTCGGGTTCACCAAGTCGAACGAGCTGTTCGTGGGGCGGCTGGCGCAGCTGGGCGTGGCCTTCTCCATCATCGGCGAGATCATCACGGGGAAGGGCGCGCTGGCGCAGCTCAACATCGAGACGGGCGTGCCCATCAACGAGATCGAGCCGCTCGTGCTCTTCAacgtcctcttcttcttcatcgcCGCCATCAACCCCGGCACCGGCAAGTTCATCATcggcgaggacgaggagtaG